The Nyctibius grandis isolate bNycGra1 chromosome 14, bNycGra1.pri, whole genome shotgun sequence genome segment GGGCCCCGGGTACAGTGTGTTGGGGTTCTGGGGGGGCTCTAGTGGAGCGGAGGCCTGTGGTGTGCTGGGGGTCTGGGGGAGCTGAGAGCTGGGATggggggagctggaggggagaAGCCCTGGGACTGGGTGGGCGGGGAGGAGGCACAGGGGCTCACTGGGCAGGCTGGCAGAAGGGAGCCCGGGATAGCCCGGATCCCAGGTGGCTTTGGCCCCCCCTCAGATGACGACGTCACCTCTCGTCCCCCAGCTCTTGACTGGCAGCACCATGTCTTCGGACTCCAGCAAGAAGAGGAAACCCAAAGTGATCCGCACGGATGGGGGCCTGCAGGAGGGCAAGCGGGGCAAGGCCGATGCTGACCAGGTAGGGCCCGTGGCTGCCCACGTGCACGGGCAGAGCCTGCTGCGGGCTGCTTGTGTCCTGCCTTACGCAGGGCTGTTCGCACGCCTCCTCTTTGCTGGCCTTATTCTCCCCTTTGGGAAGTTGTGGGACTGTTCCCACAGAGCCAAGCCGGCTCCCAACGTCTCTGAAACTCCTGCTCTGAATTTGTGGACCTGATTCCATCTCCTTCAGGAAACACAGCGCTCGAGGAGTCAAACGCTCCTCTGGAGGCACAGGGAGAGTGAGCATGAGGCTGAAAGGTCCCTCGGGGGTTTGCAGGTTGCCTTGAAACGCTCCCGTGAGCAGCAGGGCAACTTGGGTTCAGCCTGGGTTGAAGAAGTAATCACCTTCCTGGTTCATCCTCTGTTGTGATTTGGGTATACCTGGTACAGGACAGATACTACTTTAAATTTACAATAATTGTGTAAGAGGCAGCCTGAAATTCCCCGGTGTCTTAATGCCTGGTGGTGTTTGTGTCCAGGATCCTTAGCAGAGTCCTCTCCTGTGTGTGAAGTCTCCTTGGGTGTGGGATTAACGGGCAGAGCCAGGAACCAACACCCAGCAGTTTGTTTCCCAGTGCCCTTCCCAGAGAAGGTGGAAGGCCCCAGCCCCAGAAGGTGCTTTGTGCCCTTGCAGGATGTTAGGTACTACAGCGAGGAGGGCGAGGTGGATCTCCGTGACCCTATCAGAGACTACGAGCTCTACAGAGAGACTTGCCAGGAGCTTCAGAGACTGATGGCAGAAATCCAGGAGCTCAAGAGCAGGGGCGTCAAGGACAACGTAAGGAGAAGCCTCAGTGCTTGATTTAATGTGTTCTcttctttaatgtttttccttaATCTGAGAGGAAGGAGTGGGAGCAGTGGCCGTGCCGGCTTCTGGGGAGAGTCAGGGAAGTGGAACTTACTTAAATAGAGTAAAACACGATCTAGCTGAGGCATTAGTCTTGGCTGAGCAGCCATTATGCAGACCAGGTTCTTCTGAAGCATGTCTGGGCTCCTGATGGGTCGGGGGCTCCCGGGGGAGGAATTGAGCCCCTGCTGATGGCAATGGGGTGGCCAGGCTCTCGCTGTCCCACAGAGGCCCGTGGCTGGGGAAGGCTTGCGCTGCGGCTGCCCGTGCTGTCCTCTGCACGGCAGGGTGGGCGCTTCAGGCTCCAACTCCTCTGTTCCTACTGCCGAGAAAAATCGCTAGAGTGAGCCTGGAACCCCCCCAGGGATTTCCAGTGGGTGACTGTGAGTCTGGCAGCGGGAGGCTCCCGCAGAAGCCCTGGTGACGTTAATTGTGGCTCTTTAGCGAAGCGCGGAGCCCCGTTTGCGGCAGGACTCGCAGGAAGTGCCTGCAGCAAAGGGGCTTTGTGACAAGAGCCCTCTGTCCCGCTTCCaacaccttcctcccaccaCTCAGGCTTCTGAGATCGACGAGCGGCGGATCCAGAGCTGCGTCCACTTCATGACCCTGAAGAAGCTCAACCGGCTGGCTCACATTCGGCTGAAGAAAGGGAGAGATCAAACCCACGAGGTAcagaggggggctggggggtgacaAATGCAGGTCAGGGTTTAGTGGGATCAGAGACGGTGCCATTTCTGCCTGGTCTGTGTATGGATGTGTGAGAGGAATTAAACGCCAGCCAGGTTGTGGGTTTTGAGTTAGGGGTTTATCAGGAGACTCCGCTACGATGAAGCAGAAGCTGTGTTTATACCAAATGGTGAGGGAGCAGTATCTGCTCCTGTCTCAACTACACCAGGGAGTGAGAAAGCTCTGTCTCAAGAGGCCGGTGTGCTGCAGGCCTGAGAACCGTGTACACGGTTGGCCCTGAAGCTCCTCACCCAGACTTCTCAGCTTCTCACGGCTCATTTGCACTGTACCactgaggaaactgaggcacagcgACAGGAAGGGACTCGGCCTGTGTgtgccccagcagctctgccctgttCTGTGCCTTGTCCCCAAAACGTGCCACCTCCAGAGCGGGATCAGTTTGATGTGATGACCATTTACTTTCCCAGCCcttgaaaatgtcttttgacCCCCAAAAAATTGTTATGTACCCTAAAACCCACCCTCCCTAGGTGGTGACTCTAGTTGGTGACTCTCTTGTGGGGTGTATTTGCTGGCAGGAAGGTAACAGGGCTTCATCCCCTGCTCTGACCATGGCTGTGTTTCAGGCAAAGCAGAAAGTCGACGCGTATCACCTGCAGCTCCAGAACTTGCTCTACGAGGTGATGCACCTGCAGAAAGAGATCACCAAATGCCTGGAGTTCAAGTGAGTTTGTCTTGGAAGGAGAGGGAGTGACAGTGTGTCTGAGACGGGGTGGGATCTCTTGTCACGCTCCCTGTGCCCGCTGTGGGAGGAGAGTGGGTACTCCAGCTGCCACTGTGCAGAGTTCTTGTGCTGGGAcatgggggaagagggaagaaggcAACTATTGTGATAGAGGGACAGCGGAGGAGAAAACAGGTCGATGTCAAAGACGCGACCATGCTGGTCTCTTCAAGGACTCTCTGGCCTCTGTACATCAGTTTTGTTCTGAACACCAAGCGTTCTGTCATGCCTGCTGCACAGGCAGCGCTCCGAGCTGCTTCCAGGAGGGCTCTATTTACTGGTGCCTCAAACAGTGCTTTGGTTAACCGTGCAGGGAAGGTGTCTCCATGAAAGGAAGGACCCTGACCAgaccttcctctcctctgctgagctctgctgcgGTTCAGCTCACTGATGCTGTGGTGTTTCACTTAGCAGAATGAAGCTGGGGCACGGGATGTTGGCATTGAGTGTTCTGCTGTGAGGCACAGTTGAGTTTGGCCCTGCTGCGGCGTTTCCCACCCTTCCCCGATCTGATCTGCCTGTCCTTGCAGGTCAAAACACGAGGAGATCGAACTGGTGAGCCTGGAGGAGTTTTACAAAGAGGCCCCCCCTGAAATCAGCCGGCCTGCCATCACCCTGTCTGAGCCCCACCAGCAGACCCTGGCCCGCCTGGactgggagctggagcagcgCAAGAGGTGGGTCAGCGGCGTCTCGGTCCGGTGTCAGCGTGCTGCACGCTTCACAGCCCCCTGGGTGAGCTGCACAGCCACTGGGTGAAGCAAACGTGGGTGATAAAGGTTTAACACCCTCTTGAAATAGTGTAGATCAAGTGACAGGTTCATTGTGTCACTGAGCCCCTGGTGTGCAGGAGCACTCTGTGTGTGGAGCTGGGCATGGTGGGATCCTTGTTTCATAGATCAGGGAGGTTTCTTTCACCTGCCTGACAGAAGAGAGCTCCAGGGATCCGGGGAGCAGAGCAACCTCCAAACCAGCGCGAGAGAAGCCCTGAGCCAGCCGCAGCCGCTGTGCAAGAGGGACTGCCCGGCTGGGCCCGCACCGTGTGCTCTGGGTGATGGCAGCAACGGCACCTTGGCTCTCCTGGTCAGCCCGCGTGCTCTCTCACTGAGGCAGTGAACATCGGTGCTGGCTCGTGGGTATCGAGGGAGGAAAATGAGTTTTATAGCTTGATGTTTCCCCAGCGTCTGCTTGGAGGCTCTCGCAGCAGGGGACGGGGGTGCTGCCCGCCGTAGGGGTGGTACTGAAGGACGGGCGGTTGCACGCTGCCATCCATAACCTGGTTCTGTGAGATGTGCCACGCAGGGCCAAGCAATTCCTGTTTTGCCTGCTGTGCTGTGGCACGAGGAACAGAATTAAACCAGCCTGGCTTGGTGGCactggtgctgctgcctgtgctcctAGCGCTTGCCACAGCGGGGAGCTGCCCGCGCAGCGCTCGCCTGGGCTGTGACTGGTGCTGTCGTGCTGGCAGGCACCTCCTCGGCGCAGGCCCTAAGCCCCAGGGCCCTCCGCTGGTGCAGGCAGGCCGCGTGGCTCAGCTGCTCCCTGGACTCTTGCCCCATGCGAAAAGCAAACCATGACGCAACGTCGCTGTGTTTTGCTAACAGCCAGCAGCTTTGGCAGCCAGGCAGTGGCAGAGACTTCGGGGGAGATCAGTCTGAGCCTGCCGGTAGCTGCTGCGTGAGCAGGGCAGCTCAGCAGAGCGGGCTGGCGAGAGGTGCTGCGGGGCTCAGACACCTCATGCTTAGCCTCTCCCAGACCCTTCACATCAAAAAATAAAGGTGGAAAGCACCTTCACACTGCAGCTGAGATGCTGCGGATGGTTCTGCCTGTGGCACACGCAGGGGAGCGTTCAGCCTGGAGACCTCTTGGGGGTTCTCCTTAAAAAGGATTATTCATTGCAAACTGCGTGGAGGGCAAAGAGGAGCTGAACTGAGCCTGACCCGCAGTTGCACGTTGAATTGCTGCAAGGCCTTGCAACTCCCGGTCCTCACCCCGCGGGATCTAGGGAACACCACTGGTCACCTCTCGCCACCGTTGGGGTGGGGAAAAGCCTCTCAGCTGCCTCATGAGCAGATGCCGGGGTGCTTTGGGTGCTTTCTGATGCTGTTGGGGTTGTTTGTGTCCATCCATACCTGTCACGGCGTTTTTAGCTGTGCAACCATGTGGCGTACTGGACTTTGGACTCTTCTGAAAGGTGCTTCTTGTGTGGCGTTGCAGGGCTCTCTGTGCTCTCCCTGGCTTAGGGGGCTCACTGGGGGTGTCTGCATTGTGTGGGAGCCTGTTGGGGTCCGCGTTGACCCAACACAAGTATAGTTCTGTTTAGAAACAGAAGCATTTCAGTCCCGTGATGTCAAGTGTGTTGTTCCCCTCAGAGGAGGGTTCCTCTGTGCTACAGGtgcagtggggagcagggtcCTGAGTGCCTGAGCCCCTCCAGCCActgctccccctgccatggcgGTGGCTTGTCCTGGGCTGCACACCTCCGTAGCCAGGTTTCCCTGCTCCCACTGGGTAGGAGGTTGTAATCAACAGCAATAAGGAGGTTTAACGTGTTCTCCCTAAACATGAGTGTACCCAGGGCTCAGAGGGTCGTGGGGACTTGCATTTTCCTGGGCTTTCTGCCCAGTTACAGAGGACGACTTGCTAGTGTATTAAAGCTTGACTCTCACGAGTTTAACTAAGGAGCTGACGTGGCATGAAGTGACTCTGGTGATGTGAAGTGGAAAAGCCTCTTCAGGAGCTTGGCGGGGTTGGCAGGGCTGGCGGtgtggctgctggcagcagagacTGCCGTGGGAGCGGGTCTGCTGAGGGAAGATGCAGTTACTGTCCCTTCTTGGAGCACAGCACAAGGCTGAGCTTCCTTGTTCTGtccctgtttgttttccagctctAATCAGTTCCTTTCtgcctccacttccccttggcCTTAAGAGCTCTTTGTTTGTCACCGTGTCTGAGCTCTCCTGGTTCCTGCAGTGACTTTTGCCAGGTCAGGAGAGGTCAGCTACAGGCTTTGTAGCTGTGGTGGTAACCAAATTCCCACCCCTAGGCTGGCAGAGAAGTACAAGGAGTGCCTGACCAGcaaggagaagatcctgaaGGAGATCGAGGTGAAGAAGGAGTATCTGAGCAGCCTCCAGCCTCGGCTCAACAGCATCATGCAGGTACTGGAGCTCtgcaggaaggggagaaggcCTCCGGGGCCAAGCTGAGGTCACGCTCTGAGGGCTGGTAGAGAGGTACAACGCCTGGGCTGATTCTGCTGGGGAGATGTCTCACTCCCAGTGCGGACGAGGGGTAGATCTGCCTCGTGCCAAGACTTCTCCTGAGTCTTGTTGTTTATGCGGCAATTCCTGCAGAACTGCGGGTGGAGGAGTCGTTAAATGGGCCTTTCCCTGGAGAGTGACAACGCAGTTCCAACCCCTTGGGGTTGCCTGGGGAGGGAAGAACAGGAGAAGGAACTGGGTTATTTTCAGATCCAAAAGTTTTCCAGCAAAGGAGAGCTGCCAGCCCTTCCCTGGGGGCTCGCCGTGCCTGTGGCTGCGTTTAACCCCCCACCACGGCTGCTCTGCTGGTTTCCAGTCTCCGCTTGCCAGCTTGGGGTGAGGAGGGTGAACTGCTCCGTTCCCAGTGACGAAGGTTTGCCCTCTTGTTCCCCCAGGCCTCCCTGCCTGTCCAGGAGTATCTCTTCATGCCTTTCGACCAGGCACACAAGCAGTACGAGACGGCCCGCCACCTCCCGCCGCCTCTCTACGTCCTCTTTGTCCAAGCCAGTGCCTACGGCCAGGCCTGCGGTGAGCACCCAGGGGGGAGGGTGACACCACGAGGGGCTGTCACCAGGCGGGGCTGGGGTGCAGTGCTCCCCCCCACGGGCCAGATTTCACTCCTGCTTGCAGAAAACCCTGCTTTGGGGACAATTTGGGAGGTCCTTGTTGTCTCATCTGCTCTGCTGCCGAATTCTGCTgagcccagagcagcagggTGGCCTCAGGGCCAGCACGATGAGGCAGCAGCACTTGAAACCTTGTTTGCTCAGCTCCCTCGCTGGAAGAACTGCTTGGAAAGCTCGctccccacctctgcccccTCTTCTCAAGGTTGGCAGGGAcgtccctgcagcctgtgagcTGGCTCGGTGCTGACACGGCCTCCCGAGAGCTGGCAGCCCGTGGGGTGGGTGCTACGTTGTGCCACCCGTGGGTGGTGGTGACTCCAGGCGGTACCTCTGCCTGCCCTCACAGAGGCCCTTCCCCGCAGGTCACCTGAAGGCCTTCATCCCCTTCAGGCAGCTTTGCATTTCAAGGGGCTTTCTGAAGCCTCCCTGGGTCCGGAGGGATTTCCCAGCAGGGCTCAGGATCCCCCTGGGCTGTCCAGAGTGGGCTTAGCGTAGTGTGAGAGCTGCAATCCCACCATCACGCCGCTCTGGGAGTGGGGCAGGTGGCAGAACCACACCATGGCACTTGGCCACACCAGGTCGCCGCTGATGGGCATCTGTGGCCATCATGACACAGCTCCTTGCTCCCTGCTTGTGCCAGCCAGACCCCAACCCCCCCttggctcttgataaagatttGGCCTTTATGGTTTCCAGGGACAGTCCCTCAAAACCCAGCATTTTCCCTCCGCTGACCCTGACCTACCCAGGTGATCCAGCCCTGTGGTGGCCCCACAGAGCCTTCTGGCCAGCTGCCCCTTCCCACTGACCCTTCGTTTGAGCTTCCTCTGCTGCGGggctctgccttctgcagccGTGAAGGGGGAGCTTTTCGGGGCAGGGCTGCTTCTAACTGCCTTTCCCAACCAGAAGTGGGATTCGTAGCTTAGTTTTCATGTCTCCTCTCCAGATAAAAAGCTTGTGGTGGCCATTGAAGGGAGCGTAGAGGAAGCCAAAGCCCTGTACAAGCCGCCTGAGGACTCGCAGGGTGAGCTGGGGTGGTGGTGCAGGTGGTGGTGATACAGGAGTTGGGTGGAGAAGCGGGTGGGTGCTGAAATGGCGCAGCGCCTGGTGTCTGCACTGCTGACCAAAGCCCCTGGCAGCAgatcccctctgtccccagctcTTCCTTCCTGTGAGATGTTCACAGCCCCTCATCTCTTGGAGTGTCCCCTGGTACTGgggatgtgttcctgtgtgtcTGCATCCTGCTAGGGCCCTGCTTCTGGGGGGATGGTGAGGTCTGGGGGAGCTCTGGCCTTGGAGACAGGGCTGGTGGTCCTGCTGGGTGGGGGAGAACTGCCTTGCCCCGGTGCTGAGCGCCAGGCGTCCCCGCTTACACCTCTCTCTTTGTGCAGATGATGAAAGCGATTCTGATGCAGAGGAGGAGCAGACCACGGTAAGGGATAGCGCTGTCCCCTCCTGGGCCCTCTCCAAACACCGTGTTGTGTGGGCAAACCGATCTGCACCTGCTAACTGGGAAGTGCTGGGGGACTGGGTGGGGCTGGGAACTGGTCCCTCCGTGCTGTGAGCTTGTGTGGAGTTGCCCTGACATTAAATCCAGCTGTTTCGTGGGAGGAGAGAGGTGCCATTTCCAGCTTCTGTCCCGAATGCAGGAGAGCCAGGGTACAAACCTGCTCCGCTCACTTCCCACCGCGCTCGCACCCCACCCGGCAGCGGCAGCtcctgctggagctgctccacTTTGTATAAATAGCCCCAGCCTGGGAGGCTGACGTCCGGCGGGGAGGGCTGCACGTCTGTCCCCTGCCACCTCCCAAAACCACCGAGCTGAACTCTGCCCCAGGGGGTTGTTCAGCACTCCCTCGGGGTGGCATTTAGGTCCTACAGGTTGTATCTtctgggtgctggggagaggCCATAGGTGCTGGCTGCCCGCAGCATCAGAGCCTGAGGGGTCTGTGCCCCCactcccccccacccagcagcagcacctggtATTGCTGTGGGGAAGGGCCTCAGCTTCTGCGCCTCGTGGTGGGGAAGCTTTTGGGGCCAGCAGCTCCTTGGCCTTGTCTCACAGGCGTGGGGACACTCCTGGGAGCTGAAGGGACGACAGGAACCAGAGCTGCTGTGTCCTCACCCTGCAGCAGGGCGAGGGtttcctgctgccctccctccccagggctgctctggctgcagcaCTGCGGGGTTGGGGAACTGGACCAGAAGGAAAGAGcagtgggagaggagggtgGGGGCCGTGGGCTGCCAAGGGTCTGACAGCTTTGCTTCGCCCTCCCCAGAAGCGGCGCAGGCCCACCCTGGGCGTGCAGCTGGACGACAAGCGCAAGGAGATGCTCAAGCGGCACCCCTTGTCCGTCACCGTCGACCTGAAGTGCAAAGGTGAGCCGAGCCTGGTGGCCCTTGGCGGAGGGCGCACAAGGGTGTGTGACAGCAGGCCAGGGAGCAACCCGGCAGCTTGGGATCGTTGGGGAGAGCTTGGGGTGCGGAGAGGCTTTCCTGCCCCCGGCCCAGTGGCCTTCCAGGGGAGACTGAGCAAGATTGTTCGTCAGCTCTGTCTGCTTGAGCTCCTCTCACCCATGCAGGTGGAGTGACCTTGCTCTGAAGCTTCCTCCCTCTAGTTGGgagcttttctcttttgtgagTGGTCTTGGGCCTGACAACCACAGCCTGGCAAATGCCGATGGGATGGCGTCGGAGGGTACAGTGCATCGGTTGCCAGCTGCTCCCCGTGTTGTCTCTCTGCCCTGTTTGCTGTTGTCCTGGCAGAGGAGCATGTGTATCCACCTCTGCAGAGTGCTCTGAGCTAGAGCAGATGGCAATGTCGCCCCTCCTCTCTTGGCGCAGATGAGAACGTGCTTCACCTGACCTTCTACTACCTGATGAGCCTCAATGTCATGACGGTGAAAGCCAAGGTCACCACTGCTGTCGAGATGACAACTGCCATCAGTGCCGGGTAAGGAGAGCCCTGGGCACGCTGAGCCCGGAGCTGGCTGCACTCGTGCCCAGCCCAGAGCTCATCTGGCAGCAGCCCCTCCACTGGTCACGAACACCCTGCCCTGGTGTCCTGCCATGCTCTGTTTGAAGTGACGCGTTGGCAGAGCGATGTAGTGCCGAGGGCAGTGAGCGGTGGCAATGTCCCTCTGCTGAGCTGTGCCTCCTGTGCCCCGTGGGCTGGGGGCGCTCCgtgcccagctgcctgctcccGGCAGGTGAGGTTTTAACCTTAGTCCCTTATCCTACCTCGCCTGGGGCACTTTAAGGGCCGTTGTGCAGAGCTGCGGTTTCAAAGTGCTGTCTTGGCTTGTCCTTTGGTGGCCAAAGGAGACCCCAAAGAGCACAGCTCCATGTCTGCCTCTGGGGAGCACTTCCAAGATCCCTTGCCCTGCAGTGTCCTTCCCCTTAGCTCCAGGgccctgccaggctgctgcagcccaggcagcatcctcctcctctccctctgtcATGGCAAGCCAGGGGCAGGGAGGTTGGGAACCTCCTAGGGGAGCGGTGCCAGACCTTGTCCGGAGCCGGGGCATGCTTGTCGCATTCAATCACCCTCTCGCAGCTGAACCGCTCTCctcccccctgcagcctgtgccagctcccttcacctgcctgctctgcaggtCACCTTGTCCTGAGTGCCGAGGATGCGGCTGCCTCTCCCTGGGCTCCCCAGGGACTGCTGGAGCCTGGTTTGTGTGAGGAAGAGCTGAAATGGCAGCTGTGGGAGCTCCCATCAGCTGCCAGCTCTCGGGTGGCTCTCCCAGACCAGGAGGAGGTGCCTGAGGAAgagggaagcaggagaggctggTCTGGGCTACCTGGAAGCCAGTGCTGCCTCCCAGTCTG includes the following:
- the THOC5 gene encoding THO complex subunit 5 homolog, which produces MSSDSSKKRKPKVIRTDGGLQEGKRGKADADQDVRYYSEEGEVDLRDPIRDYELYRETCQELQRLMAEIQELKSRGVKDNASEIDERRIQSCVHFMTLKKLNRLAHIRLKKGRDQTHEAKQKVDAYHLQLQNLLYEVMHLQKEITKCLEFKSKHEEIELVSLEEFYKEAPPEISRPAITLSEPHQQTLARLDWELEQRKRLAEKYKECLTSKEKILKEIEVKKEYLSSLQPRLNSIMQASLPVQEYLFMPFDQAHKQYETARHLPPPLYVLFVQASAYGQACDKKLVVAIEGSVEEAKALYKPPEDSQDDESDSDAEEEQTTKRRRPTLGVQLDDKRKEMLKRHPLSVTVDLKCKDENVLHLTFYYLMSLNVMTVKAKVTTAVEMTTAISAGDLLSPDSLLNCLYPGDHGRKTPNPANQFQFDKVGILTLSDYMTELGHPYVWVQKLGGLHFPKDQPQHTVTADNSLSASHMELTVKLLRSRLQSRLALHKQFASLEHGVVPVSSECQHLFPTKIVSRLVKWAAVPYEDYAELPYTKDVIEAGLAEDTHLYYMALIERGTAKLQAAVVLNPGYSTLPPVFSLCLNWKGERNSSNDDNIRAMESEVNVNYKELWGPKPGYQLLTNQLQRLCMVLDVYLETEPHDPSVEGPKEFPQEKMCLRLVRGPMRLKPFKFNYPQGFFSHR